The Leptospira saintgironsiae nucleotide sequence TTCCTCTGTCGGCGGGAGAAGGACCTCCTCCACCGGAGCCGCCCGACCCAGGACCGCCGCCTCCACCTGAACTTCCACCACCCGGAGAAGGCGCAGAACTTCCGGAAGATCTATTCGGATCTCTGAATAAAGTGTATGCTCCTGCTCCCGCAGAAAGAAGTCCTAATAATAAAAGAAGTGCAGTCATCTAGAAGATTCTTATCTATTATTTTCGACAGAGTATTACGTCGTTCTTAAACAGCAATCAGTAGCTTTTTCGGATTGACACCATGAATGTTAAGTAATAACTTGACATATATGAAATCAACGGTTCGGGAAAACCTGAGCTTCGGGTCCAGTCCTGACAATCCGGACGGTCTTCAATTAAAGATCACCTTTGATGAGGACACAAAAACCGCTTACGGTGACTATACGGTTCCTGAAAAGTTCCAAGGGTCTCCAGACGTGATCCATCCCGGAATCATCGCTACTATTTTGGACGAAATCATGGCCAAAATCAATGAGGCGATGAATTTTAAAACAACAACTGGCGAGTTAACGATCCGTTTCTTACAACCAGCGCAAGTAAATCAACCTTTGCATTTACGTGGCTGGTTCGTCAAAAAGAACAAAAAAGTGATCGAAAACAGAGCCGAAATTGAGAACGAG carries:
- a CDS encoding PaaI family thioesterase, yielding MKSTVRENLSFGSSPDNPDGLQLKITFDEDTKTAYGDYTVPEKFQGSPDVIHPGIIATILDEIMAKINEAMNFKTTTGELTIRFLQPAQVNQPLHLRGWFVKKNKKVIENRAEIENEIGKIVARGKGKYIELDS